A genomic stretch from Desulfurococcaceae archaeon MEX13E-LK6-19 includes:
- a CDS encoding 4Fe-4S binding protein: MSKVKLLGEVLKNIFKKPATIEYPKVETPVERDARGRHYADLTKCIGCSLCAIECPSNAIIMEKIPEGINANPKNVRKIYPVVDYKKCIFCYRCVTVCPTNAYVTTSEYRLATSKEILSRELSLSTVSISEGKKEG; encoded by the coding sequence ATGAGTAAGGTGAAATTGCTAGGAGAGGTTCTGAAAAACATTTTCAAGAAGCCGGCGACTATAGAGTATCCTAAAGTCGAGACGCCTGTTGAAAGAGATGCTCGTGGTAGACATTACGCTGATTTAACGAAGTGCATAGGCTGTAGTTTATGTGCTATAGAATGTCCTTCAAACGCTATTATCATGGAGAAAATACCTGAAGGCATTAATGCTAACCCTAAGAATGTAAGAAAGATTTACCCTGTCGTAGACTATAAGAAATGTATCTTCTGCTATAGGTGTGTAACAGTGTGTCCCACAAATGCTTATGTAACCACAAGCGAATATAGATTAGCTACTTCCAAAGAAATATTATCTAGAGAATTATCTCTTTCAACTGTATCTATTAGTGAGGGTAAAAAGGAGGGGTGA